A stretch of Streptococcus chenjunshii DNA encodes these proteins:
- the recA gene encoding recombinase RecA, with amino-acid sequence MAKKAKKTEEITKKFGDERQKALNTALKNIEKDFGKGAVMRLGERAEQKVQVMSSGSLALDIALGVGGYPKGRIIEIYGPESSGKTTVALHAVAQAQKEGGIAAFIDAEHALDPAYAQALGVNIDELLLSQPDSGEQGLEIAGQLIDSGAVDLVVVDSVAALVPRAEIDGDIGDSHVGLQARMMSQAMRKLSASINKTKTIAIFINQLREKVGIMFGNPETTPGGRALKFYASVRLDVRGNTQIKGTGSSKDTNVGKETKIKVVKNKVAPPFKEAFVEIMYGEGISRTGELLKIASELDIIQKAGAWYSYKNEKIGQGSENAKKFLAEHPEIFDEVDRQVRVEYGLLEGDPNQENPAENEAESEKQAKDGDLVLDLDDAIEIEE; translated from the coding sequence TTGGCAAAAAAAGCAAAAAAAACAGAAGAAATTACTAAAAAATTCGGCGATGAGCGCCAAAAAGCCCTCAATACCGCTTTAAAAAACATTGAAAAAGATTTCGGAAAAGGAGCTGTTATGCGCCTTGGAGAACGTGCTGAGCAAAAAGTTCAGGTGATGAGTTCCGGAAGTCTTGCACTTGATATTGCTCTCGGGGTGGGCGGTTACCCTAAAGGGCGTATCATTGAGATTTACGGCCCTGAATCTTCTGGGAAGACAACTGTCGCCCTACATGCTGTAGCTCAGGCACAAAAGGAAGGCGGCATTGCTGCTTTCATTGATGCAGAGCATGCGCTTGATCCGGCTTATGCACAGGCTCTTGGTGTTAATATTGATGAACTTCTCCTGTCACAGCCGGATTCAGGTGAACAAGGTCTTGAAATTGCCGGTCAGTTAATTGATTCGGGTGCGGTTGACCTTGTTGTAGTAGACTCTGTAGCTGCACTTGTACCGCGTGCCGAAATTGATGGAGATATTGGTGACAGCCATGTTGGGCTGCAGGCACGTATGATGAGCCAAGCTATGCGCAAACTCTCGGCTTCAATTAATAAAACGAAAACAATTGCCATTTTCATCAATCAGCTGCGAGAAAAGGTCGGAATTATGTTTGGCAATCCGGAAACAACTCCCGGCGGACGGGCGCTTAAATTTTATGCTTCGGTGCGTCTGGATGTCCGCGGCAACACACAAATTAAAGGAACTGGCAGCAGTAAGGATACCAATGTTGGTAAAGAGACCAAGATCAAGGTTGTCAAAAATAAGGTGGCTCCTCCATTTAAGGAAGCATTTGTTGAAATTATGTACGGTGAAGGGATTTCACGTACAGGAGAGCTTCTAAAAATAGCCAGTGAACTGGATATCATCCAAAAAGCAGGAGCTTGGTATTCTTACAAGAATGAAAAAATCGGTCAGGGTTCAGAAAATGCTAAGAAATTTTTGGCTGAGCACCCTGAAATTTTTGATGAAGTGGATAGACAAGTTCGTGTAGAATACGGCCTGCTTGAAGGAGACCCAAATCAGGAAAATCCAGCAGAAAATGAAGCTGAATCAGAAAAACAAGCAAAAGATGGCGATCTTGTTTTGGATCTTGATGATGCAATTGAAATTGAAGAGTAA